One window of Myxocyprinus asiaticus isolate MX2 ecotype Aquarium Trade chromosome 4, UBuf_Myxa_2, whole genome shotgun sequence genomic DNA carries:
- the LOC127436963 gene encoding zona pellucida sperm-binding protein 3-like: MMTDSNIIGIVVLLSIYVTGAIRTLKDGPMIGPDGRQYKTAFLPKDDLTDEPRSRAAPVKVQCTARSMIVIIRADLHSNGRQVTAKELHLGRSTESCRATPYSDSEHVIEADLHLCGSELSIEGDHLVYSNQLIYTPVENSVGIVRTSGAAIPIECHYKRTHFVSSIDVKPTWEPLTSTKAAMDLISFSFKLMNDDWRTKRSSYVYHLGDVMNIQASFLKAEHAPLRLIMDSCMATLQPNIASVPRYVFIQNHGCLIDSKMPDSSARFMPRKQNHVLQMQMDAFRFYENHRNSIYITCHLKIADLEENITNKACTYSGKRWRSVDGMDDVCECCESTCDVISQKQMSKWSRLPKRSVHGDSAVSNIVVLGPITVLG; this comes from the exons ATGATGACAGACAGTAACATTATAGGGATTGTGGTTTTATTAAGTATCTACGTTACAGGCGCCATTCGTACTTTAAAAGATGGACCGATGATTGGGCCAGACGGCAGACAGTACAAAACTGCGTTTCTCCCTAAAGACGATCTCACAGACGAGCCGCGGAGCAGAGCTGCACCTGTCAAGGTGCAATGCACTGCGCGGAGCATGATTGTGATCATCCGTGCTGACCTGCACTCGAACGGGCGTCAGGTCACTGCCAAAGAGCTGCACCTCGGCCGGTCAACCGAGAGCTGCAGGGCGACTCCGTACAGTGACTCTGAACACGTGATTGAAGCTGATTTACACCTGTGTGGCTCTGAGTTATCG ATTGAGGGGGATCATTTGGTTTATTCAAACCAGTTGATCTACACCCCGGTGGAGAACAGTGTTGGTATTGTGAGGACAAGTGGTGCTGCTATTCCTATTGAATGTCACTACAAAAG GACTCACTTTGTCAGCAGCATTGATGTGAAGCCAACCTGGGAGCCATTAACATCTACAAAAGCAGCTATGGATTTGATCAGTTTTTCCTTTAAACTGATgaatg ATGATTGGAGGACTAAAAGGTCTTCCTATGTGTACCACCTGGGTGACGTGATGAATATCCAGGCTTCTTTCCTGAAAGCGGAGCATGCTCCCTTGAGATTAATAATGGACAGTTGTATGGCAACTCTGCAGCCCAATATCGCATCAGTGCCTCGCTACGTGTTCATTCAGAACCATGG GTGTCTTATTGACTCTAAAATGCCAGACTCCAGTGCCCGTTTCATGCCCCGAAAACAAAACCATGTGCTTCAGATGCAGATGGATGCTTTCCGTTTCTACGAAAACCACAGAAACTCT ATCTATATTACATGCCATCTGAAGATTGCTGATCTGGAAGAGAATATCACGAACAAGGCCTGTACCTATTCAGGAAAAAG GTGGCGTAGTGTGGATGGTATGGATGATGTTTGCGAATGCTGTGAGTCTACTTGTGATGTCATCAGCCAGAAACAAATGAGCAAATGGAGCAGACTGCCAAAGAGGTCAGTCCATGGAG ATTCAGCAGTGTCCAACATAGTGGTGCTTGGTCCCATAACGGTTCTTGGCTAA